Proteins co-encoded in one Pseudophryne corroboree isolate aPseCor3 chromosome 1, aPseCor3.hap2, whole genome shotgun sequence genomic window:
- the LOC135051804 gene encoding vomeronasal type-2 receptor 26-like codes for MDMMIAGVKGGSQCSAVILYTACGQATRIRVAVGRRQGHGVLIPTSRCNDRCPPGYRKAFNGGFHVCCYDCVPCSEGEISNTTDSDICHRCPDEEWPDERKIRCVPKIYDFLSYEKDIVVQISAVTASSFSTITLFILGNFIYYWNTPIVKANNRAVSFILLISILLSFLCVFLFLGRPVDITCRLRQTSFGIFFSIAVSSVLAKTVTVFIAFKATKPGSSWRKWVTLKVSNYVVIVCSSVQALICGVRLSVSPPYQEYDHHSYQGMIIIQCNEGSVIGLYSMLGYIGILASVNFVLAFMVRTLPDSFNEAKYITFSMLVFCSVWIAMIPAYLSTKGKNAVAVEIFAILTSCAGVLGCIFFPKLYIMLIKPEFNSRKTILGKNTI; via the exons ATGGATATGATGATAGCTGGAGTCAAAGGTGGGAGTCAATGCAGTGCAGTGATCCTGTACACAGCATGTgggcaagctacaagaatcagagtGGCTGTAGGAAGGAGACAAGGCCATGGAGTACTG ATCCCAACATCTCGGTGCAATGACAGATGTCCTCCTgggtacagaaaagcttttaatgGAGGGTTCCATGTCTGCTGCTATGACTGTGTCCCATGTTCTGAGGGAGAAATATCTAATACAACAG ACAGTGATATCTGCCATAGATGTCCTGATGAAGAGTGGCCGGATGAGAGAAAAATTAGATGTGTACCCAAAATATATGACTTTCTGTCCTATGAAAAGGACATTGTGGTGCAAATATCTGCAGTAACAGCTTCATCATTCTCTACCATAACATTATTTATATTAGGGAACTTTATTTATTACTGGAACACCCCAATTGTGAAAGCCAATAACCGGGCTGTAAGCTTCATTCTCCTGATCTCCATCTTGCTgagcttcctctgtgtgttctTGTTCCTCGGCCGGCCGGTGGATATAACCTGCAGACTCAGACAAACATCATTTGGGATCTTCTTCTCCATAGCTGTCTCTTCTGTATTAGCCAAGACTGTTACTGTCTTCATTGCTTTTAAAGCCACCAAACCTGGTAGCTCCTGGAGGAAGTGGGTAACACTCAAAGTATCTAATTATGTGGTCATTGTGTGCTCCTCTGTCCAAGCTCTGATCTGTGGTGTCAGGctgtctgtatctcctccctaccaggagtatgaccatcactcctatcagggaatgatcatcattcagtgtaatgaggggtcagtGATTGGGTTATACTCTATGTTGGGTTACATAGGGATCCTGGCGTCTGTGAACTTTGTTTtggctttcatggtgaggacattaccggacagctttaatgaggccaagtacatcaccttcagcatgctggtgttctgcagtgtCTGGATTGCAATGATCCCGGCCTATCTGAGCACCAAAGGAAAAAACGCGGTAGCTGTGGAGATATTTGCTATACTAACCTCATGTGCCGGTGTTCTGggctgtatatttttcccaaaGCTGTATATTATGCTTATAAAACCTGAATTTAACTCCAGAAAAACAATATTGGGGAAAAACACTATTTAA